In Silene latifolia isolate original U9 population chromosome X, ASM4854445v1, whole genome shotgun sequence, the following proteins share a genomic window:
- the LOC141620323 gene encoding uncharacterized protein LOC141620323 — MAEWFTVVVAVVEGVGKGAVGGDKGKGLTPPVPWYKDVWDSWIIPKHCVIGWLIQRKALNTRVKLFQHGISGSNCCVFCELAPETHDHLFSVCIYNKQVISLIEHWMNLRFQTPPGHCPTVRRKVWRVIKLSCWYVLWLERNTCRLDLKLRRPELLVSEIQKTVQLRVQQKMSSISKQMDVVWLNSLGINS, encoded by the exons ATGGCGGAGTGGTTCACTGTTGTGGTGGCTGTGGTAGAGGGTGTGGGTAAAGGGGCTGTTGGTGGCGATAAGGGCAAGG GGCTCACACCCCCTGTACCATGGTATAAGGATGTTTGGGATAGCTGGATAATCCCTAAGCATTGTGTTATTGGTTGGCTCATTCAGAGGAAAGCTCTGAATACCAGAGTCAAATTATTTCAGCATGGGATTAGTGGCAGCAATTGTTGTGTGTTCTGTGAGCTTGCACCAGAAACCCATGATCACCTCTTTTCTGTTTGTATCTACAACAAACAGGTGATTAGCTTAATTGAACACTGGATGAATCTGAGGTTTCAAACTCCCCCTGGTCATTGCCCTACTGTCAGGAGGAAAGTTTGGAGAGTGATTAAACTTTCCTGTTGGTATGTCCTCTGGTTGGAAAGGAATACTTGCAGGCTTGATTTGAAGTTACGCAGACCTGAGTTGCTTGTGTCTGAAATTCAGAAGACAGTTCAGCTAAGAGTTCAGCAGAAAATGTCTTCTATTAGTAAGCAGATGGATGTAGTTTGGTTGAATAGCCTAGGTATTAATAGTTAA